CTCCGCCCTTGACATTGCAAGGACAGTCTACGGTATAGAGCCACCCATGGGTACGTGGTACGAGTGGGTTGGTTACGTGGTCAATGGTAAGGACGTAGGTGACATGGGGAGCAGCGACTTCATAGGGTTCACACCCAGGGAGTGGGTTGAGGTTGCGGAACCCGAGGTCCTGAGGTACATATACATATTCCACGAACCCACCAGGAGGCTAACCTTCGGGCTTGAGAATGTGTATCAGTACGTGGACATGTACGATAGGGCCGAGAGGCTTTATTACGGTGTTGAGAAACCAAGCCCCAAGGAGAAGGACTACCTCGACTTAATAATTAAGTCATACCAATACGCCCAGTTAAGGCCCATACCCAGGGAAATGCCGCTGCAACTACCGTACTTACATGCCGTGGCCCTGATACAAACACTACCAGCCTCATTGAGCCTTGAGGATTTGGTTAACGCAGCCATTAAGAGGCTTAGGGATACCAGGGTTTTGACCAGGGACTTGGATGAGTTATCCATTGAGAGGATTAGGTCCAGACTCCTTAGGGCCCGTAATTGGCTCAATAAATACGCACCGGAAACCTTCAGGATTAAGCCCCTGGAGACCCTGCCCGAGACCATAAAGGCGTCATTGACGGATATACAGAGGGAGAAGCTTAGGTTGTTGATTAACGAGCTTGAGAAGTTGACCAGCTGGGATGAGGAAAGCATTAAGGAGGCCATGAAGAGAGTTCCCAGGGAGAGCAAGGATGTTGAGAGGGCATTCTTTGAGGCCACGTACCTAGTATTCTTCGGCAAGCCCAGCGGCCCGAGGATAGCGCCCTACCTGGCCATGTTGGGTAGGGACTTCGTACTAGGTAGGCTTAGGGATGCTCTGGGGTGATGGGATGGCATTCCCAAAGTTACTAACGATCTCCATGGCCCTAACACTACTCACATACTTCATACTACTATCCTCCCTGGCAGGCACGTACTTAATAGTGAGGGGGTTCATAATGGGCATCACGGTCTTGATACTAACATTCATAAGCTTCTTCACCTCATT
This sequence is a window from Vulcanisaeta thermophila. Protein-coding genes within it:
- the lysS gene encoding lysine--tRNA ligase is translated as MSYTHWIDRIAEQVMSRCKSLGKDECVLNGGLSVSGLQHIGRLRGEIIMNSVIAEKLRDAGFRVRQILTLYTVDPWKGKDKQLEQFVSPDVGRKYVEWPLERVPDPKGCHRSWVEHYWRDFGDYLDYFARNVEVITTGELYRESPRMREFIVMTMERKDKLIEVINKYRGRNPYPRDWVPFEPICENCGRIGTAEVTKVDLEKYEVEYRCTYCGYQGRTKMTNGKLPWRIEWVAIWYTLNVDFEPYGKDHAMPGGSRDSALDIARTVYGIEPPMGTWYEWVGYVVNGKDVGDMGSSDFIGFTPREWVEVAEPEVLRYIYIFHEPTRRLTFGLENVYQYVDMYDRAERLYYGVEKPSPKEKDYLDLIIKSYQYAQLRPIPREMPLQLPYLHAVALIQTLPASLSLEDLVNAAIKRLRDTRVLTRDLDELSIERIRSRLLRARNWLNKYAPETFRIKPLETLPETIKASLTDIQREKLRLLINELEKLTSWDEESIKEAMKRVPRESKDVERAFFEATYLVFFGKPSGPRIAPYLAMLGRDFVLGRLRDALG
- a CDS encoding C4-dicarboxylate ABC transporter permease encodes the protein MAFPKLLTISMALTLLTYFILLSSLAGTYLIVRGFIMGITVLILTFISFFTSFIAVKQSWYDLNTAYADREIIIGRVKRIVAFFSLALNILNIILAFTYVLAVLI